A genomic segment from Besnoitia besnoiti strain Bb-Ger1 chromosome Unknown contig00180, whole genome shotgun sequence encodes:
- a CDS encoding uncharacterized protein (encoded by transcript BESB_032990), with amino-acid sequence ICSEFGSGLGWTMYPPLSTSLMVLNPEATDWIIGGLAVLGISSILSSINFLGTCVFM; translated from the coding sequence tatttgttccgagtttggtagtggtcttggttggacaatgtatcctccactaagtactagcttgatggtgttaaatccagaggcaactgattggattatcggaggtcttgcagtactaggaattagtagtattttaagttctattaacttccttggtacttgcgtcttcatgg